From the genome of Hydrogenophilus thermoluteolus, one region includes:
- a CDS encoding metal ABC transporter permease, with protein MAFTAPWEAITLLLTDPWLRQAWLALAVAALAAAPCGVLLVTRRMSLMGDAMSHAILPGVATGYLLAGFSLPAITVGGLVAGVAVAWAAGWASRNTALFEDATLAGFQLSALALGILLITAQGNPTDVMHLLFGSVLALDRATLGFIVATAAVTLLTLVVCRRAIAFEWFDSETFRRLDTRASARTYYLTLAVIVAMMVAVFQALGALLGLTLLMLPALTARLWANRLLPTFVTAASIGAAGSTIGLCAALAGDWPPGPAVAATLSLGYLVSLFFAPYGLWRRRHPSPKHRVA; from the coding sequence ATGGCCTTCACCGCACCATGGGAAGCGATCACTTTGCTGCTGACGGACCCGTGGTTGCGCCAGGCGTGGCTGGCGCTGGCCGTTGCCGCGCTCGCGGCGGCGCCGTGCGGGGTGCTGCTGGTCACCCGCCGCATGAGTCTGATGGGCGACGCGATGAGCCACGCGATCCTGCCCGGTGTCGCTACCGGTTACCTGCTTGCCGGGTTTTCGCTGCCCGCGATCACCGTTGGCGGCCTCGTCGCCGGAGTAGCCGTGGCGTGGGCGGCCGGGTGGGCGAGCCGCAACACGGCACTTTTCGAAGACGCGACGCTTGCCGGGTTTCAACTCTCGGCGCTCGCGCTTGGGATCCTTTTGATCACGGCACAAGGCAACCCCACCGACGTGATGCACCTTCTCTTCGGTTCGGTACTGGCGCTCGACCGCGCAACGCTCGGTTTCATCGTCGCAACCGCTGCGGTGACCCTGCTCACGCTCGTTGTCTGTCGGCGTGCGATCGCGTTCGAATGGTTCGATTCCGAGACCTTTCGCCGTCTCGACACACGCGCATCGGCCCGCACCTACTACCTCACCCTCGCGGTGATCGTCGCGATGATGGTCGCGGTCTTCCAAGCGCTCGGCGCGCTCTTGGGACTTACGTTGTTGATGCTGCCGGCGCTGACCGCGCGTTTGTGGGCGAATCGTTTACTGCCGACTTTCGTCACTGCCGCCTCGATCGGCGCCGCCGGCAGCACCATCGGGCTCTGCGCGGCGCTTGCCGGCGATTGGCCACCCGGCCCCGCGGTTGCGGCGACCCTTTCACTGGGTTACCTCGTTTCGCTCTTCTTTGCCCCGTACGGTCTGTGGCGACGCCGCCACCCGTCGCCCAAACACCGCGTGGCATGA
- a CDS encoding metal ABC transporter substrate-binding protein, with the protein MYRNEHDRGAPTRRHFLAYCAQWLGALATLPLANPSRAQAQRTPQPLIVASHPIVADWVRNLLGTHAAVQAIAQPQQDLHSITLHPAHLPLLRQAVTIVTMGLGTETAFVRDCARLVPDTPRLALGDLLAPQRRLLRPTGIAPDHDHDHDHADSHDHTQDRDPDNTLEHGQHDDHATQYDPHFWLDPERVAEALAQALPNLITRIPSAQQSITAHAHPYLEALRALAADGRTRLADLPATHRKAFVLHDAYRYLNAAFGVELIGIDTVVPHGEVTAQRLLELKARAAREGIRILFTEAHRTSRVAQTFAQRLGLAVAGPLYAETFAPSPGPATYLDLMRHNLATIAAALRTQ; encoded by the coding sequence ATGTATAGAAACGAACACGACCGCGGCGCCCCCACGCGCCGCCATTTTCTCGCCTATTGTGCGCAGTGGTTGGGCGCGCTGGCAACCCTGCCGCTTGCGAACCCATCGCGCGCACAAGCCCAGCGCACGCCACAACCCCTCATCGTCGCGAGTCACCCGATCGTTGCCGACTGGGTACGCAATCTGCTTGGCACGCACGCGGCGGTGCAGGCGATCGCACAACCCCAACAAGATCTGCACAGCATCACGCTGCACCCTGCGCATCTTCCCCTTCTGCGGCAAGCGGTGACCATCGTCACGATGGGGCTGGGCACCGAGACCGCGTTCGTGCGCGACTGCGCTCGACTCGTACCCGACACCCCGCGCCTTGCGCTTGGCGATCTGCTTGCGCCGCAACGGCGCTTGCTCCGTCCCACCGGCATCGCGCCCGACCACGATCACGATCACGATCACGCCGATAGCCATGACCACACACAGGATCGCGATCCCGACAACACGCTGGAGCACGGCCAGCACGACGATCACGCAACCCAATACGATCCCCACTTTTGGCTCGATCCCGAACGGGTTGCCGAGGCCCTAGCGCAAGCACTCCCAAACCTCATCACCCGCATCCCCAGCGCGCAGCAGTCGATCACCGCGCACGCGCACCCTTACCTGGAGGCGCTGCGCGCGCTGGCCGCGGACGGGCGTACCCGTCTGGCCGACCTGCCCGCCACGCACCGCAAGGCGTTCGTGCTGCACGACGCCTACCGCTACCTCAACGCCGCGTTCGGTGTCGAACTGATCGGTATCGACACCGTGGTGCCGCACGGCGAGGTCACTGCGCAACGCCTGCTCGAACTCAAGGCACGCGCAGCACGCGAAGGAATTCGCATCCTCTTCACCGAAGCCCATCGCACGAGCCGGGTGGCGCAAACTTTCGCACAGCGCCTGGGCCTTGCCGTCGCGGGTCCCCTCTACGCCGAAACCTTTGCGCCCTCTCCTGGGCCCGCGACCTATCTCGATCTGATGCGTCACAACCTGGCGACGATCGCCGCCGCGCTGCGCACTCAGTGA
- a CDS encoding tetratricopeptide repeat protein, translating into MTLRALLTLLSTALPLAYAPFAVAQGDTVSAPAPSAAPDAASEIRVEPLRTPLDGDFVFAWLVGELALRNGQWGQALEAYERAAEAQPIPAVLDRWAQTALLAGDAVQFERILTLWQWLAPDDARLQQLAAHRERLNARFEAQISERIAEILKKDPEQRERNLLGLPAALAELGNPTQILRLIEKAVAPYRDEPAAHLIVSEAARQAGDLDRAWAAAQAAVALRPDWPPALAQLAQVALDRFAPELAIPILAPAQERQPEALTVTLALAALLAETDHPERAVALLAPWVERGVTDPRLIDALATFGAQGIEPEQCARWLLRLAKERPEARLKAAQLWLAREQPRRALRLLDPRALPDELAESAAALTAQALARLGRVDEALSRLEAHAPLSGVDAALREARLWQEAKQWEASRAVLIDALATFGDVPQLLYDYAILLERMGARDSAEGYLRKLLAMRPFDVHAINALGYLLADANRSLDEAERLLRMARALKPNDGFIMDSEGWLRFRQGDYSSARRLIEAAWRRAPDPEIGDHLVAVYQALGDEARAAAWRKRLARQFPGR; encoded by the coding sequence ATGACGCTTCGCGCGCTCTTGACTTTGTTATCGACTGCTCTGCCCTTGGCGTACGCCCCGTTTGCTGTAGCGCAAGGCGACACCGTGTCAGCACCTGCGCCATCCGCCGCACCCGACGCTGCATCGGAGATTCGTGTCGAGCCGTTGCGCACCCCGCTCGACGGCGATTTCGTCTTCGCGTGGCTCGTCGGGGAATTGGCGCTCCGAAACGGGCAGTGGGGGCAAGCGCTCGAAGCCTACGAGCGCGCGGCCGAAGCGCAACCGATCCCCGCCGTGCTCGACCGCTGGGCGCAAACCGCGCTCCTGGCGGGCGACGCGGTCCAGTTCGAACGCATCCTCACGCTTTGGCAATGGCTTGCGCCGGACGACGCGCGGCTTCAGCAACTCGCTGCGCACCGCGAACGGCTGAACGCCCGTTTCGAAGCGCAGATCAGCGAACGGATCGCCGAGATCCTGAAAAAGGACCCCGAGCAGCGCGAACGCAATCTGCTGGGGCTTCCCGCTGCGTTGGCCGAGTTGGGTAACCCGACGCAGATCCTGCGCTTGATCGAAAAAGCGGTCGCGCCCTACCGCGACGAGCCGGCGGCACACCTGATCGTCAGCGAGGCCGCACGGCAAGCGGGTGACCTCGACCGCGCGTGGGCTGCCGCGCAAGCGGCGGTGGCGTTGCGTCCCGACTGGCCACCGGCGCTCGCGCAACTCGCGCAGGTGGCGCTCGACCGTTTTGCTCCGGAACTGGCGATTCCGATCCTCGCGCCAGCGCAGGAACGCCAACCCGAAGCGCTCACCGTTACCTTGGCGCTCGCGGCATTGCTCGCCGAAACCGATCACCCGGAGCGAGCGGTTGCGCTGCTTGCGCCGTGGGTCGAGCGCGGTGTGACCGATCCCCGGCTGATCGACGCGCTGGCAACTTTTGGGGCGCAAGGGATCGAACCCGAACAGTGTGCTCGGTGGCTTTTGCGCCTTGCCAAAGAGCGCCCGGAAGCGCGCCTCAAAGCGGCACAACTGTGGCTTGCCCGCGAACAACCGCGGCGCGCCCTTCGCCTCCTCGACCCACGCGCGCTGCCTGACGAACTCGCCGAATCAGCGGCCGCGCTTACCGCGCAAGCGCTGGCACGGCTGGGACGCGTCGATGAGGCACTCTCGCGCTTGGAAGCACACGCCCCCCTCTCAGGCGTGGATGCGGCACTGCGTGAAGCACGCCTGTGGCAAGAGGCCAAGCAGTGGGAAGCGTCGCGCGCTGTGCTCATCGACGCGCTCGCGACGTTTGGCGATGTGCCGCAACTCCTCTACGACTATGCGATCCTGCTTGAACGCATGGGCGCGCGCGACAGCGCCGAAGGGTATTTGCGTAAGCTTTTGGCGATGCGGCCATTCGACGTCCATGCGATCAACGCGCTCGGCTACCTGCTTGCCGACGCGAACCGGTCGCTCGACGAAGCCGAACGGTTGCTGCGCATGGCGCGCGCCCTCAAGCCGAACGACGGGTTCATCATGGACAGCGAAGGGTGGCTACGCTTCCGTCAAGGAGATTATTCGTCTGCGCGTCGGCTGATCGAAGCCGCGTGGCGGCGCGCGCCAGACCCGGAAATCGGCGATCACCTCGTCGCCGTGTACCAAGCGCTTGGCGACGAAGCGCGTGCCGCTGCGTGGCGCAAACGCCTGGCGCGGCAATTTCCGGGGCGCTAA